The window AAGGCACGGGCGAGAGCCACTCGTTGCTGCTGACCTCCTGAGAGTTCGTGGGGGTAGCGCTGTTCGAGTCCTGATAATCCCACCAGGGCGATCGCTTCTTTTACTTTTTCTTTGAACCCATGTGCCTTGCTTCGATCTCGATTCTTTTTCAAACCAAAGGCGACATTCTCCGCCACACTCAGGTGAGGAAACAGAGCATAGTCCTGAAACACCATACCCGTGTCCCTTTGTTCTGGGGGTACCCAATAACCGCCTCCCGCCACCGGACGCCCCGCTAATTCCACGATGCCCGATTGGGGTTGCTCAAATCCTGCCACGATTCGCAACAGTGTCGTTTTGCCACAGCCAGAGGGTCCCAGTAACCCTAGCAAATCTCCTTGCTGTAGCGTCAATGTGACATTAGCCACGGCTGGGTAAGAGGAATGCTCAAACTGCTTGGTGATGCCCTCTAAATGTAGAATCGCTGAGTTCGTCATGAAAGTCTTTGAGTTTCGAGAGTTTTGGAGTCCTGAATCAGTGCGTTGGGTTAGTCTATCCCAGATTTCAGTCACCGAATAGACCCGAGGTTAGTTCCGAATTTGCCAGCAGCGTTCCAGCCAACAGGCGAGTTCCCGGCGTGGAACGGTTAGCTGCCTGACCACACTCCAGAGTTGAATGGCTGCTGTAACATCGTTGAGTTGATAGCGCAAAGGCTGGTTAGTGCCACATTCACAGGGAATCGCTAACTCTTGTAAGCGCCTGTACACTTGCCAGCGATCGCCCCAGCTAATCTCAATGTCTTGCTTGGTCTCTATTTTGGAACCCGATCGATTCATTGGTTTTCAGAGATGCAATAATTTATCATTAGTGTTTTCTCGAAAGCTCCAGCGCTTTCGGGAGACTTGAACAATACAAGACTGTCTCAAATCTTTTACCAGACTAAACTACATATAAAACAAATGCCAAGAATTCTCAACTAACTCGCTAAAATTAGCGCAACTAACT of the Allocoleopsis franciscana PCC 7113 genome contains:
- a CDS encoding Asr1405/Asl0597 family protein, producing MNRSGSKIETKQDIEISWGDRWQVYRRLQELAIPCECGTNQPLRYQLNDVTAAIQLWSVVRQLTVPRRELACWLERCWQIRN